DNA sequence from the Entomomonas asaccharolytica genome:
TACGATTATGCCTGTTGCCATTGGTATCTCTGGTTACTCCCCAAAACGCTATATAATTCTTAATGGCATAGGCGCTATTATATGGGCGATTGTATTAGGTAGTACCTCTTACTATTTTGGCACCATTGTATTGAGTTATTTAAAAGACTATGAGCTTATATTCTTAGGCGGTATTGTTGTGCTTGCTCTTTTCTTATGGATCAGACGATTTATAAAAAATAGAAAATCCCCTCAATAATACTCTAGCTATTGTTATACAATTTTCGACAAGGCAAATAGCTATAGACAGTAAAATTGCTATTCAACGATGTATAAAAATGTACAACAATAGCTCTATAACGCATCCTTGCGTTATCAAGTGTTACATAGGTACTTCGATCAACAGAATTCGAGTATCTGTCTTTGCAGGTGTAATTTTTACAGCAGTTTCCCCTGTAATTCCTAATGCATCCTGATCTAGCAGTTTACTATCTCCAACCATTGCTTCACCTTGAATAATAAATACATAAACACCATTGTTTCTATCATGCAGCTTATATTCAATAGGCGCTAACTGATTAAAATGCCCTAGCGAAAACCATGCTTGTTGGTGAATCCATGCGCCTTCATCATTTGGATTTGGCGACACAATTTGTTGGAACTCATTTAAACGCTTCTCATCAAATTTAATTTGTTGATAACGTGGCGTTACATTGTTTTGATTTGGGATAATCCAAATCTGTAAGAAATGCACTAATTCTTCATGGCTTGCATTATATTCACTATGCAAAATACCTGTGCCTGCACTAATTACCTGTATTTCACCTGACTGAATAACAGAAGTATTACCCATGCTATCCTTATGCTCCAATGCTCCAGATAATGGAATGGAGATAATTTCCATATTATTATGAGAATGCGTAGCAAATCCTTCACCAGGTAACACTCTATCTTCATTAATCACCCGTAAAGCACCAAAATTTATCTTTTCAGGATTAAAATAATTAGCAAAACTAAAACTATGATAAGAGTCTAGCCAACCATGTTGAGCATGACCACGTTCATTTGCTTTATGTAATATAGTATTTAACATATCAACCTCCAAAGTTTCATTAATGACAATAATAATACTTTTTTTATTTAAAACAATTATCAAAAATGGAACAATGTATTGTAATTAATTAACTAATTAAATAATCCCTGTTGTTATCTTTTGTTATAATAATCACTCAGCCGACCATACCTTCATTTAAAAGGAGCTACTATGCCAACTAAAAAAATAGCTGTAATCCTTGCAGGCTGCGGGGTTTTTGATGGCAGTGAAATTCATGAGTCTACCCTAACGTTACTTTATTTAAGTGAGCAAGGTGCAGAAGTACAATGTTTTGCTCCCAATATTAATCAAGCCCATGTTGTTAATCATGTCACTCAACAAGAAGCGGCTGAAACCCGTAATGTGCTAGTGGAGTCCGCTCGTATCGCGCGTGGTAATATAAAAAATATCACTGAACTTAATGTAGATGATTTTGGTGCGCTTATAATTCCTGGTGGTTTTGGGGCTGCTAAAAATCTTTCAGACTTTGCTTTTAAAGGGGCTGACTGCACAGTTAATGCTGATGTATTAGCTGCCACCCAAGCTTTTGCTAAAGCTGAAAAACCAATCGGGCTAATCTGTATAGCTCCTCATTTAGCCCCTAAAATATACGGTAGAGGTATTATTTGCACGATTGGTAAAGATACTAATACAGCAGCTGAAATAGAAAAAATGGGGGCGATTCATCAAGATTGTACAGTGGATAATATTGTAGAAGATAAAGCACATAAACTGGTTACAACACCTGCTTATATGCTAGGGAGATCTATTGGTGATATTGCGCCTGGTATCAGAAAATTGGTGCTACGCGTTTTACAACTTACTGATTTTCAATAATTAAATTATTATTTTAAGCCTCCTTTCTTAGGAGGCTTTTTACTTTGTACTGTTTCTATCCATTCATTAGCTGAGACACTATCATGCTAGAAAAGCTATTTAAATTAAAGGCTAACAATACCACTATTAGAACTGAAATAATTGCTGGTTTTACGACTTTTCTAGCGATGGCCTACATCCTGTTTATTAACCCCAATATCTTAAGCGATGTCAATGGCGCGGCAATGGATCATTCCGCTGTATTTGTAGCTACCTGTTTGGCGGCTGTTATTGGTTCTCTTACCATGGGTTTAATAGCCAATTACCCATTGGCTTTAGCACCAGGTATGGGGCTTAATGTTTTCTTTTCCTACACAGTGGTTCACACCATGGGCTACAGTTGGCAAGTCGCCTTAGGAGCGGTATTTATTTCTGCTACATTATTTTTTATTTTATCCTTATTCAAAATTCGTGAATGGATTATTAATAGTATCCCACTGGCGCTACGTTCTGCTATTGCTGCTGGTATTGGCTTATTTCTCGCTATTATTGGTTTACAAAAAGCAGGCATCATTATGGGTAACCCTGCTACATTGGTAACCATTGGCGACCTTACCCAACCTGAGCCATTGTTGGCGATTTTAGGCTTTTTTATTCTTATTGCCTTAGAAGCTCGCAAAGTACCAGGATCAGTCATTATTAGTATATTAATGATTACTGTTATCAGTATTGTGCTAGGTATTACGCCTTTTAAAGGTATTGTTTCTGCCCCACCTTCTATTGCACCTACTTTTTTGCAACTTGATATAGCTGGTGCATTTCAAGTAGGGATGATTGCGGTTATTTTTTCGTTCTTATTTGTTGATCTATTCGATAACTCAGGCACATTAATCGGTGTGGCTAAAAAAGCAGGGCTTATGCGTGCTGATGGTTATTTGCCAAGAATGGGACGGGTATTAATTGCCGATAGTACTGCTGCCATGTCTGGTTCATTACTGGGTACCTCTACCACCACTAGCTTTGTAGAATCTACAGCAGGTGTCGCCGCAGGTGGTCGTACGGGTCTTACCGCTTGCGTGGCAGCACTATTCTTTTTACTAGCGCTATTTGTTTCACCACTAGCAGAAAGTGTTCCGTTATTTGCTACTGCACCTGCATTACTTTTCGTAGCCATTCTTATGGCCTCAGGACTGGCAGAAATTGACTGGCATGATCTTACCACCTCAGCACCCGTGTTAATCACTGCCATTGCTATGCCTTTTACCTATTCTATTGCCAATGGTATTGCTTTTGGCTTTATCAGTTGGACAGCTATTAAATTACTAACGGGGCGCACCAAAGAAGTTAATTCAGCGTTAATCATATTGTCTATTTTATTTATTTTAAAATTTGCTTTCTTACACGAATAACTTATGAATACACTACTATCCAATCCTACTGAGTACGATATTCAATTAACAGAGAAGCAGCGCTATCTTACCGAGTTACTCGCTGCTTTTAATGCACCTCCACTAGAAGTATTTGAGTCTCCTACTGAACACTACCGCATGCGTACAGAATTTAGGCTATGGCGAGAAGGTGAACAACTTGATTACGCCATGTTTAAACAAGGCGATAAACACACCCCTATTTTATTAGATCGTTTCCCTATTGCTAGTCAACAAATCAATGATTTAATGCCCCACTTAAAAGCTGCTTGGCAAGCCAGTAAAACCTTATCCAATCGACTTTTCCAAATTGAATTTTTAACTACTGTTAAAGGTGATGCTGTGGTAACTCTTTGTTACCATCGCCCTTTAGACGAGCAATGGCAAACAGAAGCCGAGCAGCTTGCTAAACAACTTAATATCAATATTATTGGCCGCTCTCGTAAACAGCGGTTAGTGATTGGCAAAGATTATGCTATAGAAGAATTTACCGTTGCAGGCAGAAC
Encoded proteins:
- a CDS encoding pirin family protein; this translates as MLNTILHKANERGHAQHGWLDSYHSFSFANYFNPEKINFGALRVINEDRVLPGEGFATHSHNNMEIISIPLSGALEHKDSMGNTSVIQSGEIQVISAGTGILHSEYNASHEELVHFLQIWIIPNQNNVTPRYQQIKFDEKRLNEFQQIVSPNPNDEGAWIHQQAWFSLGHFNQLAPIEYKLHDRNNGVYVFIIQGEAMVGDSKLLDQDALGITGETAVKITPAKTDTRILLIEVPM
- the elbB gene encoding isoprenoid biosynthesis glyoxalase ElbB, with amino-acid sequence MPTKKIAVILAGCGVFDGSEIHESTLTLLYLSEQGAEVQCFAPNINQAHVVNHVTQQEAAETRNVLVESARIARGNIKNITELNVDDFGALIIPGGFGAAKNLSDFAFKGADCTVNADVLAATQAFAKAEKPIGLICIAPHLAPKIYGRGIICTIGKDTNTAAEIEKMGAIHQDCTVDNIVEDKAHKLVTTPAYMLGRSIGDIAPGIRKLVLRVLQLTDFQ
- a CDS encoding NCS2 family permease; translated protein: MLEKLFKLKANNTTIRTEIIAGFTTFLAMAYILFINPNILSDVNGAAMDHSAVFVATCLAAVIGSLTMGLIANYPLALAPGMGLNVFFSYTVVHTMGYSWQVALGAVFISATLFFILSLFKIREWIINSIPLALRSAIAAGIGLFLAIIGLQKAGIIMGNPATLVTIGDLTQPEPLLAILGFFILIALEARKVPGSVIISILMITVISIVLGITPFKGIVSAPPSIAPTFLQLDIAGAFQVGMIAVIFSFLFVDLFDNSGTLIGVAKKAGLMRADGYLPRMGRVLIADSTAAMSGSLLGTSTTTSFVESTAGVAAGGRTGLTACVAALFFLLALFVSPLAESVPLFATAPALLFVAILMASGLAEIDWHDLTTSAPVLITAIAMPFTYSIANGIAFGFISWTAIKLLTGRTKEVNSALIILSILFILKFAFLHE